The genomic region AGCGATTCTCACAATCGCTCCTTCTGCCTCGCGTCCATAAGACGACATTAGGTCCGCCAACTCGTCAATCACAATCACGATATATGGTAACCGCTCTCCGTCTATATCCTTATTATAACTTCCAATATCCCGTTTCCCTGCCCCTTGAAGAACGCCAAACCGTCTTTCCATTTCCCCAACCGCCCACCGTAAAGCGCCGACTGCCTTGTCTGGCTTAACAATTACCGGCGTTAATAAATGAGGAATGTTGCTATACGCCGTTAACTCAACCCTTTTCGGGTCAATTAAAATAAGTTTCAAATTTTCAGGCAAAGCGCGATAAAGTAAACTCAAAATAACATTATTCAAAGCAATCGTTTTGCCCGTTCCTGTCGCGCCGGAAACCAAGAGATGAGGCATTTGCGACAAATCAGCAAAGACCGGCTTGCCCGCCACATCGCGTCCTAAAGCGAGAACCAATCCCGCAGTGGATTCTTGAAAAGCGGGCCTCTCCAAAAGCGTTCTTAATCGCACCAAAACCATTGATTTATTGGGAATTTCTATCCCAACCAAAGACCTTTTGGGAATGGGCGCCTCTATTCTTAAGGGATGCGCCGCCAAAGCCAAAGCCAAATCATTTTGCAAAGAAGTAATTTTAGCAAGTTTAACTCCTTGGGCTGGCCTCAAAGTATATTGTGTCACCGTCGGTCCAACATTTACTTCCGCCATTTCCACTTCAATCCCAAAATTCTCCAGCGTTCTTTTTATAATATTAATATTCGCTTTAATATCGCCGCTCGTCGGCTGGCCGACATCTTTTTCCAAAAACTCAAGAGGAGGCAATTGAAAACCGCTAAATTGCTTGTTCAAACCGTCCGAAATTGAAACCATAGGAATAACAGTCGCTTTTGCTTTCGCCTTTACATCGGGAGCCGCCTCTTTTCCTACAATATGGTCACCTCCAATTTCTGGCTTATTGTCTGGCAAATCAGATTTTCTTTTAAGCCGTTGCCAAACGCTGTTTTTTACCTCAACAGCTAAAGATTCCTCTTTCTCGTCCTCCGAAGATTTGGCGGAGGAGGATTTAACCGCCCGCGCCGGTATTAGAGAAATATTAAAAGTAATTAAAATAGAAATCGCCAAAACAGCGAACAGGACAACCAGTCCCGCCCAAAATCCCAGAAATTTAGAAGAGGGATAACCCAAAACCAATCCCAAATATCCGCCTTCAGCGGTCAAAATATGAAAAAGACCTAAAACACTGAAAATAAAAAGGGCCATTCCCGATAGAATCGTCCGATAAACAGGGTTGCTTCGCCCGCCAAAACCAAAACCAGGAAGCAAAACCGCCAGCCCAGCGAGAACAAAACTAATAGAAACCAAGAAAAATCCCTTGCCAAAAAGCATTACGCTCAATTTGAAAAAATATTCGCCAAATGTCCCGGCCACGCCCAAAAAACTTAACAAACTAACAGCGGCAAAAGTGAAAAAAATAATCACCAAAACCCCCTTCTTGGTTTCAGGGTGGAGGAAAGAAATCTTCTTTTTAACGCCACCCTTTTTAAGTTTTTTTTTGGTCTTTTTGGGCATAATTCTAAGATTCTAAGGGGGCTGCCCCCGCAACGGGGGCAGCCCCCGTCTTTCTTTGCTATTTCCCGTATCCTGTTCCTGCTGGTATTAGTTTACCAATAATTACATTTTCCTTCAACCCCTTTAATTTATCCTCTTTTCCTTGGATGCTGGCGTTAATCAAAACCTGCGTCGTTTGAATAAACGAAGCTGCCGAAAGAAAACTTTCCGTCGTCAAAGAAACCTTGGTAATACCAAGCAAAATCTGCTCGCCAGACGCAAGTTCTCCGCCTTTTGCCGCGGCCTCATTATTCTCCGCCGTAAAACGACTTTGTTCAACAATCTCATCCCCTAAAAGAGTCGTTGAGCCGGGGTTTTTGACTTTGACGCGAGAAAACATCTGGCGAATAATCATCTCTATGTGCTTATCGTTGATATTTGCTCCGACAAACGCGTAAATTTGTTGAACCTCTTTCAGAATATATCTCTGAACCGCTTCCCTTCCCGCCACTTTATACAAATCAGCCAAGTCAACATGCCCCTCTCCTAATTGCTGTCCTTTTCCAACCAAGTCGCCTTTTTCAATTTGCATCGCGATATGCGACGGAAGAGTATATTCCAAAACCGCTTTTTTATTCTTGTCTTTCTTTTGTTTCCCGTCATCCAAAACCTCTATCTGAACAATTCTCTGTGTTCCATTTTCAATAATATTTTTCACCTTGCCGTCCACTTCTGAAATGACGGTCTTGCCTTTGGGAACGCGCGCTTCAAAAATTTCCTCAATCCGAGGAAGACCCTGCGTAATATCCTGCCCGCCCGCGACACCGCCCGTGTGGAAGGTCCGCAAAGTCAACTGGGTCGCCGGCTCGCCAATCGCCTGCGCCGTCACAATTCCAACCGCCTCGCCTAATTCAATTAACGCGTTTCTACCCAAATCATATCCATAACAACTTTGACAAACTCCATCCAACGACTTGCAAGCGATGACAGACCTAACTCTGACGCTTTTAACGCCCGCTTCATCTATAATCTGAGCGGCTTTTTGACTAATGATCTCGCCTGCTTTCGCCAACAATTTTTTCTTGCCGCCTTTGCCCGCCTCCGCGTAAATATTATCTAACGCGATTCTCCCGACAATCCGATAAGCGAACGAAACTCCCAAATCTTCTTCGTCCTCGCGATAAATTTTAATCCCGGTCGTATCTCCGCAATCCTTTTCGCGAATGACCACATCCTGACAGACATCAACCAAGCGACGCGTCAAATACCCTGCTTGCGCCGTGTTCAGAGCCGTGTCAGCCAATCCCTTTCTGCCTCCATGAGTGGAAATGAAATATTCCAAAACGCTCAAGCCCTCTTTATACGAATTTTTAATCGGCAGTTCAATAATTTCATTAGACGGGTTGACAACCAACCCTTTCATTCCCATCATTTGAGATAACTGTTTTAAAGACCCGCGCGCGCCCGAATCAAAAATACTGAAAACTGGGCCGTTTGGGTCAAGGACCTCCATTGTTTTTTTGGATATTTTATCGCTCACGCCCAGCCAAATCTCAATTACGCGCGCTCTTCTTTCGTCATCCGTCAACAACCCGTCGTCATATTGCCCCTGAACTTTAACCGACTCGCGCGAGGCCTTTTCTAATTCTTCTTTTTTCTCTTTAGGAACTTGTAAATCATCCATGCCCCAACTAATGCCAGAAACCGAAGCGTATTTAAAGCCCATTCTCTTAAGTTTGTCTAAGATAACCGCTGTTTTTTTAATACCAAATTTATCAACTATTTCCGAGACCAATTTGCGGATTTCTTTTTTATTCATCGTCTTGTTGACAAACTCCATTCCTTCTGGCAAGGGCTCGTTAAAAATTACTCGCCCAATAGATGTTTCCACTAATTCTCCGTTCTCTAAGCGAACTTTGACCCTCGCTTTCAAATGGACATCGCCAAAATGCTTCGCTAAAAGCGCCTCCGAAATGCCCGAAAAAATCTTCCCTTCGCCAACTAGCCCCTCCTCAATTTTTGTCATCCAGTAGCAACCCAAAACCATATCCAAAGAAGGCACCGCGACCGGTTCGCCCGTAGATGGCTTTAAAATATTGACCGAAGAAAGCATAATCTCCTTCGCCTCTTTTTGCGCCGCCTTGCCTAAAGGTAAATGAACTGCCATTTGGTCGCCGTCAAAGTCGGCGTTAAAAGCGCTACAAACAAGAGGATGAACCTGAATTGCTTTTCCTTCAATTAAAATCGGCTGGAAGGCCTGTATTCCCAAACGATGCAAAGTCGGCGCTCTGTTCAAAAGCACATATCTATTCTTGGTCACTTCTTCTAAAATATCCCAAACCTCGTCAATTTCTTCCTCAATCAGCCGTCCTGCGCCTCTCACATTATGCGCCAACTCTCTCTCAACTAATTTGTTAATTACAAACGGCTTGAAAAGTTCCAAGGCCATATATTTAGGCAATCCGCACTGGTTCAATTTTAAATCAGGACCAACAACAATAACTGAACGGCCTGAATAGTCAACTCTTTTTCCTAAAAGGTTTTGTCTAAATCTGCCCTGTTTGCCTTTAAGCATATCCGCCAACGATTTCAAAACGCGTTTTTGCCCGGTAGACGCGGCAACCGTCACTTGTCCGCGACGGCTCGTGTTGTCAATCAAAGCGTCAACCGCTTCCTGCAACATTCTTTTCTCGTTGCGGCAAATAACCTCCGGCGCTTTCAACTCCAAAAGCCGCTTTAAGCGGTTATTTCTATTAATCACTCGGCGATACAAATCATTGACATCAGAAGTCGCGTAACGGCTTCCATCCAATTGAACCATCGGACGCAAATCAGGCGGCAAGACCGGCAAGACCGTCCAGAACATCCATTCCGGGCGAATTTTAGCGCGAATCATTCCCTCAATCAGTCGCAACCGCTTGAGCATTTTTGCCTTAATCGCCACGCTCGCCGTTTTCGCCTGGTCATCCAGTTTTTTAGCAAGCGCTTCTAAATTAATTCCCTCAAAAATTGTCCTTAATGTTTCCGAACCCGTCCCCGCTTCAAAAACCTGCCCATATTTCATACTCAAAGCGCGATAATCAATTTCCGAAAGAATTTGATGTTTATATAGCCCCCTCACTTCCCGAATCGCTGCGTCCTGCTGCTCTTTAAGGTTTTGTTTCTCACCCGCTTTAGGACCAATCTCTTTTAACTTCGTCTTATACTCCTTTTTAATTTCGCTCATCACCTCTCCTCTTTCTTCTTCGTTGATTTTAGTAATAATATACCCGGCGAAATAAATCACTTTTTCCAATTCCTGCGCCGAACGATCCAAAACCAAGCCCATTTTAGAAGGCAGACCCTTCAAAAACCAGATATGCGAAACAGGCACCGCTAAATTAATATGCCCCATTCTTTCGCGGCGAACATTTGAGCGCGTCACTTCAACTCCACATTTATCGCAAACAATTCCTTTGTAGCGAACGCGGCGATATTTGCCGCAATAACACTCCCAGTCCTTTTCTGGTCCAAAAATTTTCTCGCAAAACAAACCGTCTTTTTCGGCTCTCTGCGTCCTGTAATTAATCGTCTCCGGCTTAGTCACTTCCCCCCGCGACCACCCCAAAATTTCCTCTGGGGAGGCCAACTTCAACCGAATAGATTTGAAATCGCTAACTAATGTGCTCATAAGATTTATAATTATCAATTTTCAATTATCAATTTTCAAAAAATTTCCAATGCTTTAATTTTCAATTATCGGCTTTTTGGTTTTGTTTCATTGTTGAAGATATTTTATTAAATATCAAAGCAAATTCGTGAGCTTCCAACCATAATTTTCTAAGTTTATCTTTTTCTTCTGGATTTGATTGCGCCATTATTTCTATCCAATATTTGGTTTCTTGAATTTCTTTTCTGCAAATAAATATTTTGTTCTTAAAATCTTTATTAGAACTGGCATTATTTGCTTCGCAATAATTAGCCCCAATACTTGTCGCTGATCTAATAAGTTGCGATATTAAATTTCTGTTTATTTCATCTTTTCTTATTTCTCTTAGCAGTATTATAATATTCTTGCTAAAATTCTTTGTTCTGTCTTCTAAATCATACTTCATGTTTTGAAAATTCAGTCATTGAAAATTGTTTGAAAATTGAGAATTGAAAATTGAAAATTTTGACTACTTCCCTGTCAGTTCCATCCCCAGTCCCAGCGCCTTTAACTCGCTTAACAAAACATTAAAGGAAGCCGGAATGTTCGGCGCTTGGATTTCTCTTCCGCGAATAATCGCGTCGTAAACATTCGTCCGCCCGCTCACATCGTCCGATTTAATCGTTAAAATTTCCTGCAAAGTGTGCGCCGCGCCGTATCCTTCCAACGCCCAAACCTCCATTTCCCCAAATCTCTGCCCGCCAAATTGCGCTTTTCCGCCCAAGGGCTGTTGAGTAATCAAGGAATAAGGCCCAACTGAACGCATGTGCATCTTGTCTTCAACCAAATGCAATAATTTCAAAATATATGTATATCCGACCGTAATCGGCTGTTCAAACGGCTCGCCATTTCGCCCATCGTATAAAATAACTTTTCCGCTTTCGGGCAAGCCAGCTTTCTTTAATTCGCTTTTAATTTCGCTTTCCTTAAATCCAGCCAAAGCCGGAGTAATCGCTTGATACCCCAATTCCTTCGCCGCCCAACCAAGATGTGTTTCCAAAATTTGACCGATGTTCATCCGCGAAGCAACGCCCAAAGGATTAAGAATAATTTCCACCGGCGTTCCGTCCGCCAAATGAGGCATATCTTCTTCTGGAAGAATTTTAGAAATGACGCCCTTGTTTCCGTGCCGGCCAGCAAGTTTGTCGCCCACCGAAATTTTGCGCAATTGCGCCACTTCCACTTGGATGCTCCGAATTACTCCGCTCTGCAATTTGTCGCCATTATCGCGCGAGAAAATTTTAATTCCGACGACCCGGCCTCTTTTTCCATGCGGCATTCGCAAAGAAGTGTCTTTAACATCGCGCGCTTTCTCTCCAAAAATCGCCTGCAATAATCTTTCTTCCGCCGTCAAATCGGTTTCTCCTTTGGGAGAAATTTTGCCAACTAAAATATCATTAGGTCCGACTTCCGCTCCAACGCGGACAATCCCCTCTTCGTCTAAATCCTTGAGTCGGTCTTCGCCCACATTAGGAATATCAGGCGTGGTCGTTTCTGGCCCTAATTTTGTTTCCCGGACGAAGCAGGTAAAACTTTCAATATGAATTGAGGTAAATCGGTCGTCTTTGACTAATTTCTCAGAAAGAATAATCGCGTCTTCAAAATTGTACCCTCGCCATGACATAAAAGCGACCAAAAGATTTTGCCCCAGAGCCAGCCGTCCCTGGTCGGTGGAGGCGCCATCCGCTAAAATATCATCTTTCTTAACCCTCTGTCCTTTTTGAACAAGTGGATGCTGACAAACGCAAGTATATTGGTTTGTTCGCGTAAAAGAACGCAAATAATATGTTTTTAATTTTCCTTTTTTGGGTCTAACCGCGATATGCTCCGCGTCAACCTCTTCAATCGTTCCGTCCTCCTCGGCAATAATCAAACTACCCGAATCCCTCGCCGCTCGGTCTTCCATGCCCGTCCCAACCAAAGGCGCCTGCGGTTTAACGCAAGAAACCGCCTGTCTCTGCATATTTGAGCCCATCAAAGCGCGGTTGCTATCGTCGTGTTCCAAAAACGGAATCAAAGAAGTAGCAACACTAATTGGCTGCTGCCGCGAAACATCAATAAAATCAACCTTGGAGCGGTCAATGACGCTCGGCTGTCCCTTAACCCGCGCTTCCACGATTTTGTCAGCCAGCCGCCCGTCCGCCCCAATAGCAACCCCCTTATGCGCGATATTGTATTTCTCCTCTTCGGCGGCATTAAGACAAACAACCTCTTTTGTCGGTTTCCCTTTAACTACTCTGCGATAAGGCGTTTCAAGAAAACCATATTCATTCAAACGCGCTGTCACAGTTAAATGCCCAATCAAACCAATGTTCGGACCTTCCGAAGTATGAATTGGACAAATTCTTCCGTAGTGACTTGAGTGCACATCTCTCACTTCAAACCCCGCTCTTTCCCTCGTCAAACCACCCGGACCCATCGCCGATAACCGTCGTTTATGCTCCAGTTCTGCCAAAGGATTGTGCTGGTCCATAAATTGCGACAATTGCGAAGAGGAAAAAAATTCTTTCACTGAAGCAATAAAAGGCCGAACATTAATCAACTGCCCCGGCATCATTTCATAAGGGTCAAGCGTGGACATTCGGTCGCGGATAATTCTTTCTGTCCGCGCCATTCCGACTCGCAATTTATTCTGCAATAATTCCCCCATGGACTTGACGCGGCGATTGCCCAAATGGTCAATATCGTCCGGCGTCGCGCCTGGCGTATTATTTAAAACAATAATTTCCCGAATAATATTCTTAATATCCTCCAAACAAAGCACCCTCTTTTTTTGGGGACAGTCCCCCGTCTTCGGGGGCTGCCCCCAATTCCCCACCCTCTGCCCTAACTTCCATCTTCCCACTTCTCCCAAATCGTATCTTTCAAAAGAAAGCATCGCTTCAATAAATCCACGCGCGTTATCTTCCGTTGCTAAATCGCCCGGACGAATTCTTTTGTAAACCGAAACAAACGACTCGCCCGCCGTTTTAGCTGAGTCCTTTTCAATTGTCGCTTCAATGTAATCCGTTTCGCCATTGTTAATATCGGAGAAAAATCCCTTGATCTCATCGTTAGATAAATTGTCATTTCCTTCAAGCGCGGCAAAAACCCGCATTAAAGCGGTCACTGAAACTTTTCTCTTTCTATCAATTTTTACGGCAATCGCGCCGTCCGAATCCGTTTCAAATTCCAACCAAGCGCCGCGGCTTGGAATAACTTTTGCTCCAAATCTTTGCTGGCCTCTTAAAAATTGAGAAACAAAAAACGCCCCAGAAGATCTAATTAGTTGCGAAATCACGACCCTCTCCACGGCGTTCACGATAAATGTCCCGCGGTCAGTCATCACGGGAAAATCGCCAAAGAAAATTTCTTGCTCTTTGACTTCTTTTGTTTTTCTGTTAATCAACTTGACTCGACAATACAAAGACGCCTCGTAAGAAACATTGCGAGTTCTGGCTTCTCTTTCGTCATATTTCGGCTCATCCAGACGATAGTCGCCAAAAGAAAGTTCAAGTTCTTTGCCTCCCCAATCCTTAATCGGGGAAAACTCATCTAAAAGTTCGCGCAGGCCTTTTTCCCAAAACCACCGATACGAATTTTTTTGTATCTCTACGAGGTTGGGCAATTCATACTCATTCCGCTGGGAAGCGGAAGCCGCGCTAAATCGCTTAGGGAGACAGCCAACACTTTGACCGTCCCAACATTGAGAATGGACTTTTTTAGACATAAAATAAAAAATCTTACGCAAAACAAAACCCTTCCTTCACGCTTCAGAAAGGTCGTTTAAAAAAATATTCAAAATTATTCCCGACAATCCCGCCAAAAAGACATAAAAAGTAGGCGGCTAAATTAAATAAACCTAAACTACCCTCCAAGTATACATAACCAAAAAAATAAGTCAAGCCCTTCACCGGGGACCCGACGGGAGCAGCCCCCGCAACGAGGGCTGCCCCCTTTCCCTCTCTCGGGGACAGTCCCCCGTCTTCGGGGGCTGCCCCCATCTTAGTTTATTCGACTACCGGCGCCTCCAATTCCTGTATTATCTTCATAATATTCTCATTCCCCGGGACCAACTGGTCTACGATCTTAAATTGAATCAACGCGTCCGCGTTTCGTCCCGCAACTTGATAGGACAACGCTAAAGCGTATCGCCCATTAGCGTATTGCGGCGTAATAATCACCGCCTGCTCAAACATAGGAATGGCCTCGCTCACTCTGTTGAGGTTGAAATAGAGACGGCCCATCTGGAAATAAATTTCAGTCGCCGCGCCCGCCAATTCCGAACCCCTCTGGAAACTCACCCCTTTTAATTTCGTTAAAACCGATTGCGTCTGCTCAAGCGCTCTTTCAAGCTCGCCCTTCTGCTCATAAGCCAACGCCAATTGAATATGCGCGTCTAAATAATTAGCTTTCAAATCAACCGCCTTTTGACAATAAGCGACTGTTTCGTCCCAATTCTCTTTTTCAACCGTCTCGTCTTCCGTAATTAAATTCAACCGACAAAGTTCCCGATAAAAAACAGGATTGCTCGGCTCTAACTCCAACGCTTTCGCGAACGCCTCCATAGCGAAAGGCAAAGTTCCGCCAACCAAGCCACGCGCGTCCCGATAAACCGCTCCCAAATTTTCCCAAGCGCTCACGGAATTGGGACTCAAATCGGTCGCCACTCTCGCTTGCTGAATAGAACCGGCGGCAAGTGTTTGTAACAATTCAATATTTCTCTCCGCCTCCGCCTTTCGCGCCTCTTCCCAAGCGGAAACCAAATAAATCTGCGACAAATTCTGCCGATAACTCGCCCTGTATCTGTTCAAATTAACTATTTCTTCGGCGCGGCGAATTAAATCTTGCCTGTCAGTCGCCGTCTGAATTAATTTTGCTTCCGCTAAATAAAATCTGCCCCCTAAATAAAAGAGGCCCGCCATCACAAAGATCAAAATCAACAAAACAACATTAATGACCAATCCCACTTCTGGCAGTTTTTTGAAAGAAAAAGATATTTTCTTGCAAGGTTTCTCTTGAAGACCTTGCCAACTGACGATACCTAATGCCGTAAAGAGCCAGAAATAGAAAAGCAAAACCGTATTTTGCGAATAGACAAATTGAGAAATAAATAAAATTAACCAGAAAAGAAGAAAAGGCAGAATAATCAGTTCGGCGGCGGCGACATCCTTACTTTTCTTAAGCCGCCACAAAGACAAAACCATAATCAGCAAGAACATAAAGACAACCGTTAAATAACTTAAAATTCCCAAAATGCCAAGCGCCCCCGTCGTTTCCATAAAATAATTTGACGCCCTGTCAAACCTAATGTTCCAAAACTGACTGTTGTTAAATTCAGCCGGCTTAAACTTGGCGAAATTAGCTAAAAAAGTTCCTTCTCCCGAACCCAGAATTGGGTATTCTTTGAGCGTCTGCCATGTAATCGTATTTGTCATTGCCCCGTCCAAAATCAGTTCCTTGGGTATATCCTGGTTAATATTGTTAAAATCGCTCAATAACTCCACCCGGCCCGGCAAATTAACAATAAAAATTCCGGCGATAATTAGCAAAGCGATCGGCAACATCAACGCGTTGACTCTCTTGCGAAAAATTCGCGTCCAAAAAGCGATAATTAACAAAAGAGCCATCGCCGCCGCTAAAGAAACCCAAGCCGCCCAAAAGTTAATGACAACCAAAAGAATAACCGACGCCGCCAATAATCCGTAACTTAAGACCTTTGCTAAAACGCCTCTTTTTTTGCCCTGTAAAAAGACGCCTGTGATCAGTCCGACAATCGCCGCCAAAAATATGCTTAACCCCTCAAACGAGCCGCTCACTGGGTTAAAAGAACGCAAATTCATAATCTCAGGCAGACCCGGAATTTTGCTCCAAAGATTAAAAACAGAAAGATAAGCCGCCAAAACAGCCACCCAGCCCGAGACCAAAACTAAATTAATTACCGTCCTCAAACAAACCCCAGGCGAACAAATCAACATTCTTTTCTTTGTTGTCGCGACTGCGTTTATATCAGGGGGCAGTCCCCCGTCTTCGGGGGCTGCCCCCGTCTTAGAAACCATCACATTATTCACCACGACAAAATAAAGCAAACACATCGCCAATAAACCAATCGCCGAATCCGAAAACTTCCCATACCCGCCCAGCCACGAAGAAACACTATTAATTGAAAAAACAGCGCTCAAAATAA from Patescibacteria group bacterium harbors:
- a CDS encoding DNA translocase FtsK, producing MPKKTKKKLKKGGVKKKISFLHPETKKGVLVIIFFTFAAVSLLSFLGVAGTFGEYFFKLSVMLFGKGFFLVSISFVLAGLAVLLPGFGFGGRSNPVYRTILSGMALFIFSVLGLFHILTAEGGYLGLVLGYPSSKFLGFWAGLVVLFAVLAISILITFNISLIPARAVKSSSAKSSEDEKEESLAVEVKNSVWQRLKRKSDLPDNKPEIGGDHIVGKEAAPDVKAKAKATVIPMVSISDGLNKQFSGFQLPPLEFLEKDVGQPTSGDIKANINIIKRTLENFGIEVEMAEVNVGPTVTQYTLRPAQGVKLAKITSLQNDLALALAAHPLRIEAPIPKRSLVGIEIPNKSMVLVRLRTLLERPAFQESTAGLVLALGRDVAGKPVFADLSQMPHLLVSGATGTGKTIALNNVILSLLYRALPENLKLILIDPKRVELTAYSNIPHLLTPVIVKPDKAVGALRWAVGEMERRFGVLQGAGKRDIGSYNKDIDGERLPYIVIVIDELADLMSSYGREAEGAIVRIAQMARAVGIHLIVATQRPSVEVITGLIKANITSRMAFQVASQIDSRTILDMGGAEKLLGNGDMLFLAGNSAKPIRVQGGYVSEKEIKKVTDYLRKGCEPEYKDELDSSGTESRRTSFSADGSEADDELYEEAKAEVIRAGKASASLLQRRLRVGYARAARLIDILEDRGVVGPSDGAKARDVFEDKGEEEI
- the rpoC gene encoding DNA-directed RNA polymerase subunit beta', translated to MSTLVSDFKSIRLKLASPEEILGWSRGEVTKPETINYRTQRAEKDGLFCEKIFGPEKDWECYCGKYRRVRYKGIVCDKCGVEVTRSNVRRERMGHINLAVPVSHIWFLKGLPSKMGLVLDRSAQELEKVIYFAGYIITKINEEERGEVMSEIKKEYKTKLKEIGPKAGEKQNLKEQQDAAIREVRGLYKHQILSEIDYRALSMKYGQVFEAGTGSETLRTIFEGINLEALAKKLDDQAKTASVAIKAKMLKRLRLIEGMIRAKIRPEWMFWTVLPVLPPDLRPMVQLDGSRYATSDVNDLYRRVINRNNRLKRLLELKAPEVICRNEKRMLQEAVDALIDNTSRRGQVTVAASTGQKRVLKSLADMLKGKQGRFRQNLLGKRVDYSGRSVIVVGPDLKLNQCGLPKYMALELFKPFVINKLVERELAHNVRGAGRLIEEEIDEVWDILEEVTKNRYVLLNRAPTLHRLGIQAFQPILIEGKAIQVHPLVCSAFNADFDGDQMAVHLPLGKAAQKEAKEIMLSSVNILKPSTGEPVAVPSLDMVLGCYWMTKIEEGLVGEGKIFSGISEALLAKHFGDVHLKARVKVRLENGELVETSIGRVIFNEPLPEGMEFVNKTMNKKEIRKLVSEIVDKFGIKKTAVILDKLKRMGFKYASVSGISWGMDDLQVPKEKKEELEKASRESVKVQGQYDDGLLTDDERRARVIEIWLGVSDKISKKTMEVLDPNGPVFSIFDSGARGSLKQLSQMMGMKGLVVNPSNEIIELPIKNSYKEGLSVLEYFISTHGGRKGLADTALNTAQAGYLTRRLVDVCQDVVIREKDCGDTTGIKIYREDEEDLGVSFAYRIVGRIALDNIYAEAGKGGKKKLLAKAGEIISQKAAQIIDEAGVKSVRVRSVIACKSLDGVCQSCYGYDLGRNALIELGEAVGIVTAQAIGEPATQLTLRTFHTGGVAGGQDITQGLPRIEEIFEARVPKGKTVISEVDGKVKNIIENGTQRIVQIEVLDDGKQKKDKNKKAVLEYTLPSHIAMQIEKGDLVGKGQQLGEGHVDLADLYKVAGREAVQRYILKEVQQIYAFVGANINDKHIEMIIRQMFSRVKVKNPGSTTLLGDEIVEQSRFTAENNEAAAKGGELASGEQILLGITKVSLTTESFLSAASFIQTTQVLINASIQGKEDKLKGLKENVIIGKLIPAGTGYGK
- a CDS encoding four helix bundle protein, with product MKYDLEDRTKNFSKNIIILLREIRKDEINRNLISQLIRSATSIGANYCEANNASSNKDFKNKIFICRKEIQETKYWIEIMAQSNPEEKDKLRKLWLEAHEFALIFNKISSTMKQNQKADN
- a CDS encoding DNA-directed RNA polymerase subunit beta, with the protein product MSKKVHSQCWDGQSVGCLPKRFSAASASQRNEYELPNLVEIQKNSYRWFWEKGLRELLDEFSPIKDWGGKELELSFGDYRLDEPKYDEREARTRNVSYEASLYCRVKLINRKTKEVKEQEIFFGDFPVMTDRGTFIVNAVERVVISQLIRSSGAFFVSQFLRGQQRFGAKVIPSRGAWLEFETDSDGAIAVKIDRKRKVSVTALMRVFAALEGNDNLSNDEIKGFFSDINNGETDYIEATIEKDSAKTAGESFVSVYKRIRPGDLATEDNARGFIEAMLSFERYDLGEVGRWKLGQRVGNWGQPPKTGDCPQKKRVLCLEDIKNIIREIIVLNNTPGATPDDIDHLGNRRVKSMGELLQNKLRVGMARTERIIRDRMSTLDPYEMMPGQLINVRPFIASVKEFFSSSQLSQFMDQHNPLAELEHKRRLSAMGPGGLTRERAGFEVRDVHSSHYGRICPIHTSEGPNIGLIGHLTVTARLNEYGFLETPYRRVVKGKPTKEVVCLNAAEEEKYNIAHKGVAIGADGRLADKIVEARVKGQPSVIDRSKVDFIDVSRQQPISVATSLIPFLEHDDSNRALMGSNMQRQAVSCVKPQAPLVGTGMEDRAARDSGSLIIAEEDGTIEEVDAEHIAVRPKKGKLKTYYLRSFTRTNQYTCVCQHPLVQKGQRVKKDDILADGASTDQGRLALGQNLLVAFMSWRGYNFEDAIILSEKLVKDDRFTSIHIESFTCFVRETKLGPETTTPDIPNVGEDRLKDLDEEGIVRVGAEVGPNDILVGKISPKGETDLTAEERLLQAIFGEKARDVKDTSLRMPHGKRGRVVGIKIFSRDNGDKLQSGVIRSIQVEVAQLRKISVGDKLAGRHGNKGVISKILPEEDMPHLADGTPVEIILNPLGVASRMNIGQILETHLGWAAKELGYQAITPALAGFKESEIKSELKKAGLPESGKVILYDGRNGEPFEQPITVGYTYILKLLHLVEDKMHMRSVGPYSLITQQPLGGKAQFGGQRFGEMEVWALEGYGAAHTLQEILTIKSDDVSGRTNVYDAIIRGREIQAPNIPASFNVLLSELKALGLGMELTGK
- a CDS encoding tetratricopeptide repeat protein, with translation MRKIYNFAIKYSVYALVLLLPLFWLPWTAEVFEFNKQYLLFVLASLALFAWLAKTIIVRKKVVFRRTPLDIWVLVFMLMVILSAVFSINSVSSWLGGYGKFSDSAIGLLAMCLLYFVVVNNVMVSKTGAAPEDGGLPPDINAVATTKKRMLICSPGVCLRTVINLVLVSGWVAVLAAYLSVFNLWSKIPGLPEIMNLRSFNPVSGSFEGLSIFLAAIVGLITGVFLQGKKRGVLAKVLSYGLLAASVILLVVINFWAAWVSLAAAMALLLIIAFWTRIFRKRVNALMLPIALLIIAGIFIVNLPGRVELLSDFNNINQDIPKELILDGAMTNTITWQTLKEYPILGSGEGTFLANFAKFKPAEFNNSQFWNIRFDRASNYFMETTGALGILGILSYLTVVFMFLLIMVLSLWRLKKSKDVAAAELIILPFLLFWLILFISQFVYSQNTVLLFYFWLFTALGIVSWQGLQEKPCKKISFSFKKLPEVGLVINVVLLILIFVMAGLFYLGGRFYLAEAKLIQTATDRQDLIRRAEEIVNLNRYRASYRQNLSQIYLVSAWEEARKAEAERNIELLQTLAAGSIQQARVATDLSPNSVSAWENLGAVYRDARGLVGGTLPFAMEAFAKALELEPSNPVFYRELCRLNLITEDETVEKENWDETVAYCQKAVDLKANYLDAHIQLALAYEQKGELERALEQTQSVLTKLKGVSFQRGSELAGAATEIYFQMGRLYFNLNRVSEAIPMFEQAVIITPQYANGRYALALSYQVAGRNADALIQFKIVDQLVPGNENIMKIIQELEAPVVE